A window from Thermogemmatispora onikobensis encodes these proteins:
- the rpoB gene encoding DNA-directed RNA polymerase subunit beta produces MTVSSKAVALPERVSFARIPDIRPMPGLIQIQLDSFEWFKREGLREVFEEISPIEDFTGKNLSLEFIVPPEPFGKPKYSEDECRDRDATYAAPLTVKARLINKETGEVIEKDIFMGDFPLMTKQGTFIINGVERVVVSQLVRSPGVYFTAEEDASTGRKLFAAKLIPNRGAWLEFETSNKNLLSVKIDRKRKLPVTTLLRAVASIAREQWHTEDVDLTTDQGMIQAFSEADDDPNVRYIQTTLDRDPVKREEEALLELYKKLRPGDPATLDNARSLVRNLFFNPRRYDLGNVGRYKLNRKLELAVPQHIRVLTLDDLVHIIRRLIRLNNGHGRKDDIDHLGNRRVRCVGELIQSQFRVGLLRMERVVKERMSIQEPGQATPNALINIRPVVAAMREFFSGSQLSQFMEQTNALAEIGHKRRLSALGPGGLSRERAGLDVRDVHRSHYGRICPIETPEGPNIGLIGYLATYGQVNPYGFIETPYRKVYRRLRANDPRLIGREFRGVVGREREDVVDEDGQVLVKAHGRVRVDEDLFLKLSKVLGDAWVHVRAFVTDEVQYLTADDEENYKIAQVNAPLLENGEFAEERTLARYQGEFIMDSTDNMDFMDVSPRQAVSVATALIPFLEHDDVNRALMGANMQRQAVPLLRPQAPVCGTGIERQVAIDSGQVLVSEVDGEVVKSTARVIEIMDNQGEIHTYRLRKFMRSNAGTCINQRPIVRKRDRVRAGQVIADSSSTQDGELALGQNILVAFMSWEGGNFEDAILISERIVREDLFTSIHIEKYEVDARDTKLGPEEITRDIPNVGEEGLRNLDERGIIYVGAEVGPQDILVGKITPKGETELTAEEKLLRAIFGEKAREVKDTSLRVPHGERGKVVEVKVFSRENGDELPPGVNQLVRVSIAQKRKIGAGDKMAGRHGNKGVISRVLPIEDMPFLPDGTPVDIILNPLGVPHRMNLGQILETHLGWAATALGIKIATPVFDGASEADVSELLRRANLPESGKIQLFDGRTGEPFDQPITVGYTYMLKLAHLVEDKVHARSTGPYSLITQQPLGGKAQFGGQRFGEMEVWALEAYGAAYILQEILTVKSDDVVGRVKTYEAIVKGENIIEPGVPESFKVLVKELQSLGINVEVLNEDDQKIQFVEDSSNDVMPELGINLSGFEGDQ; encoded by the coding sequence ATGACAGTGAGCAGCAAGGCCGTGGCGCTCCCGGAGCGTGTTTCTTTCGCGCGCATTCCGGATATACGGCCAATGCCGGGCCTGATCCAGATCCAGCTCGACTCCTTTGAATGGTTCAAGCGAGAGGGCCTGCGCGAGGTTTTTGAAGAGATCTCTCCTATTGAAGATTTCACTGGCAAAAATCTCAGTCTGGAGTTTATTGTCCCGCCCGAGCCATTCGGCAAGCCCAAGTACAGCGAGGATGAGTGTCGCGACCGCGACGCCACCTATGCCGCCCCGCTGACGGTCAAGGCGCGCCTGATCAATAAGGAGACGGGCGAGGTCATCGAGAAAGATATCTTCATGGGGGATTTCCCCCTGATGACCAAGCAGGGCACCTTTATTATCAATGGCGTCGAGCGCGTCGTAGTCAGCCAGCTTGTGCGCTCGCCGGGGGTCTACTTTACCGCTGAAGAGGACGCCAGCACCGGGCGCAAGCTCTTCGCCGCCAAGTTGATCCCGAATCGTGGCGCCTGGCTGGAGTTTGAAACAAGCAATAAGAATCTCCTCTCCGTCAAGATTGATCGCAAGCGCAAGCTGCCTGTCACTACCCTGCTGCGCGCTGTCGCCAGCATTGCCCGCGAGCAGTGGCATACCGAAGACGTGGATCTGACGACGGATCAGGGCATGATTCAGGCCTTCAGCGAGGCCGATGACGATCCCAACGTGCGCTATATTCAGACGACGCTGGATCGTGATCCGGTCAAGCGTGAGGAGGAGGCCCTGCTCGAACTCTACAAGAAGCTGCGTCCCGGCGATCCTGCCACTCTCGATAACGCGCGCTCGCTGGTGCGCAACCTCTTCTTCAATCCGCGGCGCTATGACCTGGGCAATGTGGGCCGCTACAAGCTCAATCGCAAGCTGGAGCTGGCGGTGCCGCAGCATATTCGCGTCTTGACGCTGGACGACCTGGTCCATATTATCCGCCGTCTGATCCGTCTCAACAACGGTCACGGGCGCAAGGATGACATCGACCATCTGGGCAATCGCCGCGTGCGCTGCGTCGGCGAGCTGATTCAGTCGCAGTTCCGCGTTGGTCTCTTGCGCATGGAGCGCGTCGTCAAGGAGCGTATGAGCATCCAGGAGCCGGGTCAGGCGACGCCCAACGCTCTGATCAACATCCGCCCGGTAGTGGCGGCCATGCGCGAGTTCTTCAGTGGCAGCCAGCTCTCGCAGTTTATGGAACAGACCAATGCTCTGGCGGAGATTGGCCACAAGCGCCGCCTCTCAGCCTTGGGTCCTGGTGGCCTTTCGCGCGAGCGCGCCGGTCTGGATGTGCGCGACGTCCATCGCTCGCACTACGGGCGCATCTGTCCCATCGAAACGCCGGAAGGTCCCAACATCGGCCTGATCGGCTACCTGGCTACCTACGGGCAGGTCAATCCCTACGGCTTCATCGAGACCCCCTATCGCAAGGTCTACCGCCGTCTGCGGGCCAATGACCCGCGCCTGATCGGGCGGGAGTTCCGCGGCGTGGTTGGGCGCGAACGGGAGGATGTGGTCGACGAGGACGGCCAGGTGCTGGTCAAGGCTCATGGGCGCGTGCGCGTCGATGAAGACCTCTTCTTGAAGCTGTCAAAGGTGCTTGGCGACGCCTGGGTCCATGTCCGGGCCTTCGTCACCGACGAGGTCCAGTATCTGACCGCTGACGACGAGGAGAACTACAAGATCGCCCAGGTGAATGCCCCGCTGTTGGAGAACGGCGAGTTCGCCGAAGAGCGCACGCTGGCGCGCTACCAGGGCGAGTTTATCATGGACAGCACGGACAACATGGACTTCATGGACGTCTCACCGCGTCAGGCGGTGAGCGTGGCCACCGCGCTGATCCCCTTCCTGGAGCATGACGACGTCAACCGCGCGCTGATGGGCGCCAACATGCAGCGTCAGGCGGTGCCTTTGCTGCGACCGCAGGCGCCGGTCTGTGGCACCGGCATCGAGCGGCAGGTCGCCATTGACTCGGGTCAGGTGCTTGTCAGTGAGGTGGATGGCGAAGTCGTCAAATCGACGGCGCGCGTCATCGAGATCATGGATAACCAGGGCGAGATCCATACCTATCGCCTGCGCAAGTTCATGCGCTCCAACGCTGGCACCTGCATCAATCAGCGACCTATCGTGCGCAAGCGCGATCGCGTGCGCGCCGGCCAGGTGATCGCCGACAGCTCCTCGACCCAGGATGGCGAGCTGGCCCTCGGGCAGAATATTCTGGTGGCCTTCATGAGCTGGGAGGGTGGCAACTTCGAGGACGCCATTCTGATCAGCGAGCGCATTGTCCGCGAAGATCTCTTCACCTCGATCCATATCGAGAAGTACGAGGTTGATGCGCGCGACACCAAGCTCGGCCCCGAGGAGATTACCCGCGATATCCCGAACGTTGGTGAGGAGGGCCTGCGCAACCTGGACGAGCGCGGCATCATCTACGTCGGCGCTGAGGTCGGACCGCAGGATATCCTGGTCGGCAAGATCACGCCCAAGGGCGAGACCGAGTTGACCGCGGAGGAGAAGCTGCTGCGCGCCATCTTCGGTGAGAAGGCGCGTGAGGTCAAGGATACCTCGCTGCGCGTCCCGCACGGCGAGCGTGGCAAGGTGGTCGAGGTCAAGGTCTTCTCGCGTGAGAACGGCGATGAGCTGCCACCCGGAGTCAACCAGCTGGTGCGCGTCAGCATTGCTCAGAAGCGCAAGATCGGTGCCGGCGACAAGATGGCCGGACGCCACGGCAACAAGGGCGTCATCTCGCGCGTCCTGCCCATCGAAGATATGCCATTCCTGCCTGACGGCACGCCGGTCGATATTATTCTCAACCCGCTGGGTGTGCCACACCGCATGAACCTTGGGCAGATCCTGGAGACGCATCTGGGCTGGGCCGCCACGGCCTTGGGCATCAAGATCGCGACACCCGTCTTCGATGGGGCCAGCGAGGCCGACGTCTCTGAGCTGCTGCGCCGCGCCAACCTGCCGGAGAGCGGTAAGATCCAACTCTTCGACGGGCGCACCGGCGAGCCGTTCGACCAGCCGATCACTGTGGGCTATACTTACATGCTCAAGCTGGCCCACCTGGTCGAAGACAAGGTCCATGCCCGCTCGACTGGCCCCTACAGCCTGATCACACAGCAGCCGCTGGGCGGTAAGGCGCAGTTCGGTGGCCAGCGCTTCGGCGAAATGGAGGTCTGGGCCCTCGAAGCCTACGGCGCGGCCTATATCCTGCAGGAGATCCTCACCGTCAAGTCGGATGACGTGGTAGGCCGTGTCAAGACCTACGAGGCCATCGTCAAGGGCGAAAACATCATCGAGCCGGGCGTACCTGAGTCCTTCAAGGTCCTGGTCAAGGAACTGCAGAGCCTGGGGATCAACGTAGAGGTTCTCAACGAGGACGATCAGAAGATCCAGTTCGTTGAGGACAGCTCGAACGACGTCATGCCCGAGCTAGGCATTAATCTGTCCGGTTTCGAGGGAGATCAGTAA
- the cysK gene encoding cysteine synthase A: MARWPKDATELVGRTPLVELKRFAASCGATVLAKLEMFSPGGSLKDRPALKMICEAETQGLLRPGGVITEPTSGNMGISLAWIAAARGYRCILTMPDTISLERRLLLRRLGAQVILTPGNQGMRGAINKVIELRTSLSNAWYPQQFYNQANPRAHREGTAVEIWEDTGGAVDMVVIGVGTGGTLTGVAEGLRARKPAVEVVAVEPAACAILSGGRPGPHRIEGLGAGFIPDTLRVDLIDRVVPVSDHDAVATARAIMEQEGLSVGISSGAVAWAALQEARKQENEGKVIVTIFPSAAERYLHTILFDDLRV; this comes from the coding sequence ATGGCGCGCTGGCCCAAGGATGCAACAGAACTGGTCGGTCGTACCCCGCTGGTTGAGCTGAAGCGGTTTGCTGCTTCCTGCGGAGCTACCGTGCTGGCCAAGCTAGAGATGTTCAGCCCCGGCGGTAGCCTGAAGGATCGTCCAGCCCTCAAGATGATCTGCGAAGCGGAGACGCAGGGTCTTCTGCGCCCGGGAGGAGTCATCACTGAGCCAACGAGCGGGAATATGGGCATCTCCCTGGCCTGGATTGCCGCCGCCCGTGGCTATCGCTGCATCCTGACCATGCCCGACACCATCAGTCTGGAACGCCGTCTGCTCCTGCGCCGCCTGGGGGCCCAGGTGATTCTGACCCCGGGCAACCAGGGAATGCGCGGCGCCATCAACAAAGTGATCGAGCTGCGCACCTCGCTCTCAAACGCCTGGTATCCCCAGCAGTTTTATAATCAGGCCAACCCTCGCGCTCACCGCGAGGGCACCGCCGTTGAGATCTGGGAAGACACCGGCGGGGCTGTCGATATGGTAGTGATCGGCGTCGGCACTGGTGGAACCCTGACCGGGGTCGCCGAGGGTTTGCGCGCCCGCAAGCCAGCGGTGGAGGTGGTAGCGGTCGAACCCGCGGCCTGTGCCATCCTCTCAGGAGGGCGTCCCGGGCCGCATCGCATCGAGGGCCTGGGAGCCGGTTTCATTCCCGACACCCTGCGTGTCGATCTGATCGATCGGGTCGTTCCCGTCAGCGATCACGATGCCGTCGCCACCGCGCGCGCTATCATGGAGCAGGAGGGCCTCTCGGTTGGCATCAGTAGCGGCGCTGTTGCCTGGGCTGCTCTCCAGGAGGCTCGGAAGCAGGAGAACGAGGGGAAAGTCATCGTGACCATCTTCCCCAGCGCCGCCGAGCGCTACCTGCACACAATCCTCTTCGACGACCTGCGCGTCTGA
- a CDS encoding response regulator transcription factor: MAVPVQKAKKTKVIALVEDDPRLIEMVQAVITTVSSWQLHVFPDGQEAREQLPGIGADLILLDVGLPNLDGVSLYRILRGHSQTRHIPIIVITGSYEWELHRMGLHTGLMLRKPFSVQELLFLMRALLAEEPEQAEPAQG, translated from the coding sequence GTGGCTGTTCCTGTGCAAAAAGCCAAGAAGACAAAGGTAATCGCTCTAGTAGAGGACGATCCACGCCTCATCGAGATGGTTCAGGCGGTCATCACAACCGTCAGTTCCTGGCAGCTGCACGTCTTTCCCGATGGGCAGGAAGCCCGTGAGCAATTGCCCGGTATCGGGGCTGATTTGATCCTACTCGATGTAGGTTTGCCCAACCTCGACGGCGTCTCCCTCTACAGGATCTTGCGCGGCCATAGTCAAACCAGGCATATCCCAATTATTGTCATCACCGGTAGCTACGAGTGGGAGCTGCATCGCATGGGCTTGCATACGGGGTTGATGCTGCGTAAACCCTTCAGCGTGCAAGAACTCCTCTTTCTCATGCGCGCCCTGCTCGCCGAGGAGCCGGAGCAAGCCGAGCCAGCCCAAGGCTAG